TCTGGACGTCGTCCGGGACACCCCCGCCGGCCGCGACCTGGTCACCGGCTTCGTCGACGCCCTGCGCGAGCGGAACCTCAAGGTCGGCCTCTACTACTCCCACTCCGACTGGAACCACCCCGACTACGCGAGTGAGCGCCACCCCGGCCCGCACATCGTCGAGCCCAACGACTACTCCGAGGCCCGCCCCGGCGAGGCGGACCCGGAGGCCTGGGCGCGCTATCTCGCCTACCGCGACGGCCAGGTGGGCGAGCTGGTGGAGCGCTTCCGCCCCGACATCCTCTGGTTCGACGGCGAGTGGGAGCGCACCGAGGAACAGTGGCGGATGCGGGAGCTGTCCGAGCAGATCCTCGCGGGCAACCCGGACACCATCCTCAACGCCCGCATGCTCAGTTACGGGGACTACGCCACCCCCGAGCAGGGCGTTCCGCTGATCGCCCCGGACGGCCCGTGGGAGCTGTGCCTGACGATCAACGGCTCGTGGAGCTACCGGGCCAAGGACCGCGACTTCAAGTCGGTGCGCCAGCTGGTGCGTTACTTCACAGAGACGATCGGCATGGGCGGCAACCTGCTGCTCGGGGCCGGTCCCATGGAGGACGGCACGATTCCCGCCGAGCAGGTCGAGCGCCTGGAGGGGCTCGGCGCCTGGGTGACGAAGCACGCCGAGGCGGTGTACGGCACGGTCGCGGGCCTGCCCGCCGGGCACCACTACGGCCCGAGCACACTCTCCGCCGACCGACGCACCCTGTACCTGGTCTGCTTCGACGCGCCCCGCGAGGCCGTGTCGATCCGGGGCCTGCGCAACGCGGTCCGGCGCGTCTCGGTCGTCGGCACGGGTATCGAGCTGGGCCACCATGTCACCGGGGGCCTGGACAAGGTGCCCGGCGTGACCTGGATCGACGCACCGGGGGCGGCCGACCTGGACGAGTACGCGACCGTCCTGGCCGTGGAACTCGACGGTGAGCTGGACCTCTACCGGGGCGCTGGCCGCGACTGACCGGCGTAGGCCTCGCGGCCGAGCTGCCGCCGAACCGTGATGCGGGGCGGCCCGCCGGAATGTCCGGCGGGCCGGTGCTCACCGCGCTGCCACGGCCCGAGTCATTCGGAACCGGCGAAGCCGGCGGTGTCGAACCAGGTGGGCGCCTCGGTGTCGGACATCGCCTGCTTGATCCGGAACAGCGCGAACTCGTTCAGTTCCGGCAGCGCGTCCACCGTGAACCAGGCGACTTCCAGGGACTCGTCGTCATTGACCCGCGCCTCCCCGCCGACTGCCCGGCAGCGGAAGGTGATGTCCATGTACTGGCAGACATCACCGTTCTCGTACGTCACCGGGTCCAGGGCCTGGACCAGCACGACCCGTTCGGGCACGCACCGGACCGCTGTCTCCTCGTAGACCTCACGCACCGCGCAGGCCGCCGGCTGCTCACCCGGGTCCGGGATGCCGCCGATCACCGACCACTTGCGGGTGTCGGTGCGCCGGCCCAGAAGCACTCGTCCCTCGTCGTCGAAGACGAGGGCGGTGACACCGGGGAGCCAGAGCAACTGGTGACCGGCCGAGGCACGGAGAGCGCTGATGAAGTCAGGAGTAGCCATGCCCCGACCCTAACCGGGCGGCCCCGTCACTCCTGTGGATCACGGGGGCGTGCGTCCGGCGTACGACTACACGCCACCGGCGCGCCGCCCGCGCACACCTGCGCCGATCGCCCAGCCGAGACCGCCGACGGCGACCAGGACGAGGAGCATCTCGGGCAGGATGCCGAGCTTGGTGGCAGGCGTCTGAGAGGAGCGCAGCGGCACCTTCTGGACGAGGGAGTCGGCCACGAACATGCCGGTCTTCTGGGTGATCTTCCCGTCCGGCATGATGATCGCGCTCACGCCGCTGGTCACCGGGACCGTGACGGTCCGGCTGTGCTCGACGGCGCGGATACGGGACATCGCGAGCTGCTGGTAGGTCATCTCGCTGCGGTCGAAGGTGGCGTTGTTGCTCGGCACGGAGATCATCTGGGCGCCGTGGGTGACGGTGTCGCGCACCGCCCAGTCGAAGGCGGCCTCGTAGCAGGTGGCCAGGCCGACCCTGGCGCCGTCCATGGTGAACACACCCGGCTTGGTGCCCCGGCTGAAGTCCTGGTGGACCATGGTGGTCCAGTTCTTGTTGATGTGCGCCAGCACCGAGCGCAGCGGGAGGTACTCGCCGAAGGGCTGGACCTGCCGCTTGTCGTAGGTGTCGGTCGGGCCCTTCGCCGGGTCCCACAGGATCTGCTCGTTGTAGAGCTTGCCGTCCCGTCCGACGACACCCCCGACCGAGATGGGTGCCCCGATCGTTTTGGCCGCGTTCTCGATGACCGCGGCGGCGTCGGGGTTGGCGAACGGGTCGACGTCGGAGGAGTTCTCCGGCCACAGCACGAAGTCGGGCCGCGCCACCTTGCCGGCCTTGACCTCAGCGGCCAGCCGCAGGGTCTCCCGCGCGTGGTAGTCGAGCACGGCACGCCGCTGGGCGTTGAAGTCGAGGCCCGCGCGAGGCACGTTGCCCTGGATGAGGGCGACGGTCGCGGTGCCGTCCTCGGCCTTGTCGCTCACCAGCGTCCGCGCGGCCAGGGCGCCCACCACGGGGACGGCCACACTCAGCGCGGCGACGACCGCGGCGGCACGCGGCACGGAAGCCACGGCACCGGTACGGCGCCGTTCGATCACCTGGCGCACGACCTCGTACAGTCCGAACCCGCACAGGACGACCCCGAAGCCGAGTACGGGTGTGCCGCCGAGCGCGGCGAGCGGCAGGAAGACGCCGTCCGCCTGGCCGAAGGCGATCTTGCCCCAGGGGAAGCCGCGGAACGGCACCCGCGCGCGGGCCGCCTCGCCCGCGATCCACACGGCCGCCGCCCACAGCGGCCACCCGGGCAGCTTCGACACGGCCGCGATGCCCGCGCCGACCAGCGCGACGAAGACGGCCTCGACGGCGACCAGCGCCAGCCAGGGCCCGGAGCCGACCTCCACACCGGTCCACACCAGCAGGGGAAGCAGGAAACCCAGGCCGAACAGATAGCCGAGACCGAGCCCCGCCTTCCAGGACCGGCCGCGCAGCACCCAGGCGAAGAGCCCGAACGCGGGCAGCGCGAGCCACCACAGGGTGCGGGGCGGGAAGCTGACGTACAGCAGCACTCCGGCGAGCGCGGCGGTGGCGGCCGGCCAGAGGCGCAGCAGCCGGGCGCGGCGCGAAGCGGGCGCGAGCTGCGGTTCGAGCTGGTCCGGCTCGTCTACGGAAGGAGCGGTGGCGGTCACTCCGGGAGTGTACGGCGCCTGCCGGGGCCGCCGACAGCATGGTCCGGCCCGTAGCGGTGGGCCGGCTCCGGCCCGCCTGCCGCATCGTTTCTGCGCAACTCGTCCCCAAATGACGCACCAGCCGTTACGGTGTGCCGGAGCCTCTGACGTGCGCGCCTGTGAGGGCCCGTGCGGTCGGGGCCCGTCACGGTCGGGGGGCGACGGGTTGGGGTCCACAGGCATGACGTCGGCGGCGGACGCGTCGTCGGACAGTGAGAGACGCAACGTCTCCGACGCGGCGGGCGTCGTCGTACTGGGCGCGTGTGCGACCTGGTCGCTGATCACGGCGGCCACGCACGACGGCCGCCCCGAGGGCGTGCTCCTGGCGGTGCTCGCGGTGGCCGCCGGTTACGCGGCGGGACGGATCTGCGGGGCACTGCTGCCGGTCGCCGCCCCTTGTACGGCGGCGCTGGCCGGGTTCGGGCTTGCGCTGGCCGCGCCGCACACTCTGCCGGGGCCGCAGACCGCCGCTCCGCCCGGGCACCTCGGGGCGGTGGCCGCGCTGCTGGTCCTGGCCACCGGCGCGGTCTGCTGCGCCGCCTGGGCGGCGCGCCCGCCGCTGCTGCGACGGGTGCTGCGCGCCGTGGCCGCCGGGATCACGGTGGCGTCGGCGGCGCTCGGCCCGGTCGCCGGATTCGTCCTCTGTGCCGCCGTCCTGCTCTGCTCGCTCGCCGCCGACCACATGCCGCGCCGGGGCGTGGGCCTCGCGGGGCTGGCACTGACGGCGGCCCTGGTGGCCGGGTCGGTGTGGGCCGCCGCCGAGGACGTACTGCCGGGCGGGCTGTCCGACTCGCTGGAGGGACAACTGGGCGAGGATCGGCTCCAGCTGTGGCGAGACGCCGTGACGCTGGCACACCGGGACCCGGCGCTGGGCGTGGGGCCGGGCAGGTTCGCGGAGCTCGGCGAGACGGCTTCCCGGTCGCTGCCGGCCGAGGCCCGGCCGCACTCCGCGCCCCTCCAGCAGGCGGCCGAGCAGGGTGTGGTCGGTGTGGCCCTGCTGGCGGCGGTCTTCTGCTGGGTGCTGTACACCCTGTGGCGCACCCCGCGCCCGACCTCCGTCGCGCTGACCGCGGGCGCGGCCCTGACGGCTCTGGCCGCCCTCGCGACGGTCGGCAACGTACTGAGCTTCACCACGGTGACCGTGGGCGCGGGCCTCCTGGCGGGCCTGGCGACGGCCCGGCCACTCGTCTACGAGACCTCCGACTCGGCGCCGACACGCGCGCGGGAGCAGCGGGAACACCGGTGACCCGCGACGGGAGCGAGCCGACGGTCAGCGCACGGTTCCCGCCGCGCCCCGCAGCCGGTCCCTGATGACGCGTACGGCCGCCTCCGCGTTGTCCACCGTGATCGTGAACGTATGCCCGTCCCCGAGGCGCAGCACCACGCCCTCGCCCCGGCGCACGACGACCGCCGTGCCCTGCTGGGGCCGCCAGCGGTAGCCCCAGCCGCCCCACTGGCGCGGGGTGACCCTGGCCACGAACTCGGCGCCGACGATCTGTGACAGCGGGATACGGCGGCGCGGCAGGCCGATGTGACCGCAGCGCACTTCGAGGGAGTCGTTGTCGACCTTCACCGCGACGTGTACGAACGCGAGGGTGCCGAAGAGGACGAGCAGCCCGGCCGCGATACAGCCCACGACGGACATGGCGAGCGGTGCGACACCGGACGTCCACGCCGAGTCGACGGCCAGTTCGATACCGAGTGCCATGAAGGCGCAACCGCCGAGTGCCAGCAGCCACTGCGCGCGGTTGGTCGCCCGGCCGGTCCAGATCTCGGTCGGCATCTCGGTCGGCACGGGCTCTTCGCGGGGGAGGTCCCTCATGCTTCAGAGACTACTCAGATTCCGCTCTGCGGGCACCGGCTTGCGGAGGGTGACTGCTCCGCCTGGCCGCCGCACGCAAGCCGGTCAGCGGACGGGGGTGGCCGCCTGCAGGAGCCGGCCTTCCTCGTAGGACAGCGCGGCCGCGGGCAGCGGGCCCTCGGTGCCGTTCAGCAGTGCGGTGAGGGTGCCGTCCGCCGTCGCCTCCGGGGCGGGGTGCGCGCCGAGCCTGCGGAGCGTCTGGGCGGCCACCGCGCCGGCCGAGCCGTGCAGGACGAGCGGGGGGAGGCCGGGCTGCTGGACGGCCTCCCTGATGCGCTCGGCGACGAGTTCGTAATGGGTGCAGCCCAGGACGACGGTCGTTACCTCGTCGGGGGTGAGGGCGGCAGCGGCGGAGATGGCGGCGTCGATCGCCGACTCGTCCGCGTGTTCGACGGCTTCGGCCAGTCCCCAACAGGGCACCTCGGTGACCGCCACGCCCTCGGCGAAGTCCCGGATGAGGCCACGCTGATAGGGGCTGCCGGTGGTGGCGGGGGTGGCCCAGATCGCGAAGGGACCGCCTCCGGCGGCGGCGGGCTTGATCGCCGGGACCGTACCGATGACCGGCAGCTCCGGTTCGAAGCGGGCGCGCAGGGCGGTCAGGGCGTGCACGGTCGCGGTGTTGCAGCCGACGATCAGGGCGTCGGGCCGCTGGGCGGCGGCGGCCTCGGCGACGGCCAGGGCACGCTCGGTGAGGTCCTGCGTGGTGCGTGGGCCCCAGGGCATGCCCGCGGGGTCCAGGGAGAGCACGAGATCCGCGTCGGGGCGCAGCCGCCGTACCGCCGCGGCTGCCGGCAGAAGTCCGATTCCGGAGTCCATCAGCGCGATCTTCACCCGGTCACTATAAACGGCGTGCCCTTAGGGGCCTTCGGGGTGGGGCAGACTGCGGCGGGTGAGCGCCGTTGTGTGGATCGCCGTCGGATCACTCGCCGCCTGGCTGTGGTTGCTGCTGTGCCAGGGCTTCTTCTGGCGTACGGACGTCAGACTGCCGTCGTACGACCGGGAGCCGGAGTCCTGGCCCGCCGTCTGTGTCGTCGTCCCGGCACGCGACGAGGCCGCCGTACTGCCCGCGAGTCTGCCGTCGCTGCTCGCCCAGGACTATCCGGGGCGGGCCGAGGTCTTCCTCGTCGACGACGGCAGTTCCGACGGCACCGGGGAGCTGGCCCGGGAACTGTCGCGCAGCCATGGCGGGCTGCCGCTGACCGTGGACTCGCCCGGTGAGCCGCCCGCGGGCTGGACGGGCAAGCTGTGGGCCGTACGCCACGGGATCGGCCTGGCACGCGCGCGTGGACCCGAGTTCCTGCTGCTGACCGACGCGGACATCGCCCACACGCCGGACAGCCTGCGCGAACTGGTGGCGGCGGCGCGGGGCGGCGGCTTCGACGTCGTGTCGCTGATGGCCAGGCTGCGGGTGGAGAGCGCCTGGGAGCGGCTCGTCGTACCGGCCTTCGTGTACTTCTTCGCGCAGCTCTATCCCTTCCGCCGGATCGGCCGGAAGGGATCCCGGACGGCGGCAGCCGCGGGCGGGTGCGTGCTGCTGCGCACGGAGACGGCCGAGCGGGCCCGGATCCCGGACGCCATCCACCACGCCGTCATCGACGACGTGGCGCTCGCCCGGGCCGTCAAGTGCGGCGGGGGCCACATCTGGCTGGGGCTCGCCGAGCGGGTGGACAGTGTGCGGCCCTACCCGCGCCTGCACGACCTGTGGCGGATGGTCTCGCGCAGCGCGTACACGCAGTTGCGCCACAGCCCGCCGCTTCTGCTCGGCACGGTGCTCGGCCTCGCGCTGGTGTATCTGGTGCCGCCGTTCGCCCTGCTCGCCGGGCTCGGCACCGGGACGACACCCGCGGCGGTGTGCGGCGGCCTCGCGTGGCTGGTGATGGCGGGGACGTACGCCCCGATGCTGCGCTACTACGGGCAGCCGCTGTGGCTCGCTCCCCTGCTGCCGTTCACCGCGTTCCTGTATCTCCTCATGACGGTCGACTCGGCGGTCCAGCA
This genomic interval from Streptomyces sp. B21-083 contains the following:
- a CDS encoding alpha-L-fucosidase, producing MPMQPWFSDAKLGIFIHYGIYAVDGWAESWSFYTGEVTHEEYMKQLDRFTASRYDPQAWAELFARAGAQYAVLTTKHHDGVALWDTDHRSLDVVRDTPAGRDLVTGFVDALRERNLKVGLYYSHSDWNHPDYASERHPGPHIVEPNDYSEARPGEADPEAWARYLAYRDGQVGELVERFRPDILWFDGEWERTEEQWRMRELSEQILAGNPDTILNARMLSYGDYATPEQGVPLIAPDGPWELCLTINGSWSYRAKDRDFKSVRQLVRYFTETIGMGGNLLLGAGPMEDGTIPAEQVERLEGLGAWVTKHAEAVYGTVAGLPAGHHYGPSTLSADRRTLYLVCFDAPREAVSIRGLRNAVRRVSVVGTGIELGHHVTGGLDKVPGVTWIDAPGAADLDEYATVLAVELDGELDLYRGAGRD
- a CDS encoding NUDIX hydrolase, which encodes MATPDFISALRASAGHQLLWLPGVTALVFDDEGRVLLGRRTDTRKWSVIGGIPDPGEQPAACAVREVYEETAVRCVPERVVLVQALDPVTYENGDVCQYMDITFRCRAVGGEARVNDDESLEVAWFTVDALPELNEFALFRIKQAMSDTEAPTWFDTAGFAGSE
- the lnt gene encoding apolipoprotein N-acyltransferase, whose product is MTATAPSVDEPDQLEPQLAPASRRARLLRLWPAATAALAGVLLYVSFPPRTLWWLALPAFGLFAWVLRGRSWKAGLGLGYLFGLGFLLPLLVWTGVEVGSGPWLALVAVEAVFVALVGAGIAAVSKLPGWPLWAAAVWIAGEAARARVPFRGFPWGKIAFGQADGVFLPLAALGGTPVLGFGVVLCGFGLYEVVRQVIERRRTGAVASVPRAAAVVAALSVAVPVVGALAARTLVSDKAEDGTATVALIQGNVPRAGLDFNAQRRAVLDYHARETLRLAAEVKAGKVARPDFVLWPENSSDVDPFANPDAAAVIENAAKTIGAPISVGGVVGRDGKLYNEQILWDPAKGPTDTYDKRQVQPFGEYLPLRSVLAHINKNWTTMVHQDFSRGTKPGVFTMDGARVGLATCYEAAFDWAVRDTVTHGAQMISVPSNNATFDRSEMTYQQLAMSRIRAVEHSRTVTVPVTSGVSAIIMPDGKITQKTGMFVADSLVQKVPLRSSQTPATKLGILPEMLLVLVAVGGLGWAIGAGVRGRRAGGV
- a CDS encoding O-antigen ligase family protein, giving the protein MTSAADASSDSERRNVSDAAGVVVLGACATWSLITAATHDGRPEGVLLAVLAVAAGYAAGRICGALLPVAAPCTAALAGFGLALAAPHTLPGPQTAAPPGHLGAVAALLVLATGAVCCAAWAARPPLLRRVLRAVAAGITVASAALGPVAGFVLCAAVLLCSLAADHMPRRGVGLAGLALTAALVAGSVWAAAEDVLPGGLSDSLEGQLGEDRLQLWRDAVTLAHRDPALGVGPGRFAELGETASRSLPAEARPHSAPLQQAAEQGVVGVALLAAVFCWVLYTLWRTPRPTSVALTAGAALTALAALATVGNVLSFTTVTVGAGLLAGLATARPLVYETSDSAPTRAREQREHR
- a CDS encoding glutamate racemase, translating into MKIALMDSGIGLLPAAAAVRRLRPDADLVLSLDPAGMPWGPRTTQDLTERALAVAEAAAAQRPDALIVGCNTATVHALTALRARFEPELPVIGTVPAIKPAAAGGGPFAIWATPATTGSPYQRGLIRDFAEGVAVTEVPCWGLAEAVEHADESAIDAAISAAAALTPDEVTTVVLGCTHYELVAERIREAVQQPGLPPLVLHGSAGAVAAQTLRRLGAHPAPEATADGTLTALLNGTEGPLPAAALSYEEGRLLQAATPVR
- a CDS encoding glycosyltransferase, translated to MWIAVGSLAAWLWLLLCQGFFWRTDVRLPSYDREPESWPAVCVVVPARDEAAVLPASLPSLLAQDYPGRAEVFLVDDGSSDGTGELARELSRSHGGLPLTVDSPGEPPAGWTGKLWAVRHGIGLARARGPEFLLLTDADIAHTPDSLRELVAAARGGGFDVVSLMARLRVESAWERLVVPAFVYFFAQLYPFRRIGRKGSRTAAAAGGCVLLRTETAERARIPDAIHHAVIDDVALARAVKCGGGHIWLGLAERVDSVRPYPRLHDLWRMVSRSAYTQLRHSPPLLLGTVLGLALVYLVPPFALLAGLGTGTTPAAVCGGLAWLVMAGTYAPMLRYYGQPLWLAPLLPFTAFLYLLMTVDSAVQHYRGRGAAWKGRTYARPETAAEES